In Nicotiana tabacum cultivar K326 chromosome 19, ASM71507v2, whole genome shotgun sequence, one DNA window encodes the following:
- the LOC107814518 gene encoding uncharacterized protein LOC107814518, translating to MDVWSWISELPNSENWSTVNDSSLIYTLATPIANSNQSIQFKAERKFELNTETNSSLVFSVCLVGFHESSDEDVTIWVSDTCHLSSDKPFLPLVLQLLQEIISRSPTAHDSCCPRSQLQKLQPDPFSWILESHSPESFSSFFNLIFLTRLFWMFAFDAPPEVGSLYFHSLLAPNLETFSCKHAPVLRTFFISVGTDVELCFMRTFGYMLAKWLILREVGGVGLKSLTPVASHYLGFSYATEAHGLWILKGYAPVKAMKPTRMNGDKIQFPVIEAKEIALKYTLAHQQLEAVIQFEYTVGFYDGFIQVRARLDNIRLGVARLGFNKNEEEEGSYLQEKHFPSRVRVWVGPEVGANYVGGLSLGRSTNNVEREFEMQRVLKGNFGNPKQPEVKARAKMATRSKMKNWRWDQEAEGNAAIYEAILYDHVSSSEIATWKPSTGDDRNNQLMNNFRGRYFGGNRAFTKKGGLVFAGEECGEEVVWRLSKEMEGSVLKWRVGGQVWLSYWPNNVKSSYYETRLVEWCDEVDLPLIPGKIF from the coding sequence ATGGATGTTTGGTCTTGGATATCTGAACTTCCTAACTCAGAGAACTGGAGTACTGTGAATGATTCGTCTCTCATTTATACTCTTGCTACTCCCATAGCCAACTCTAACCAGTCCATTCAATTCAAAGCTGAGAGAAAATTTGAGCTTAACACTGAGACTAATTCTTCATTGGTCTTCTCTGTATGCTTGGTAGGATTTCATGAATCCTCCGATGAAGATGTTACTATCTGGGTTTCTGACACGTGTCATCTTTCCTCGGACAAGCCATTCTTGCCGCTGGTTTTACAGCTGCTTCAAGAAATCATCTCGCGTTCACCCACGGCGCATGATAGCTGTTGTCCACGTTCACAGCTCCAGAAGCTCCAACCCGACCCGTTTTCTTGGATCCTCGAGTCCCACTCACCAGAATCATTCTCCAGCTTCTTCAATCTCATCTTTCTAACGCGACTTTTCTGGATGTTTGCATTCGACGCGCCACCGGAGGTGGGGTCTCTATATTTCCACTCCTTGCTAGCTCCGAACCTAGAAACGTTCTCGTGCAAGCACGCGCCAGTTCTGAGAACCTTCTTCATTTCAGTCGGGACGGACGTGGAACTCTGTTTCATGCGCACGTTCGGGTACATGTTAGCAAAATGGCTGATTTTAAGGGAAGTTGGCGGCGTAGGATTAAAGTCGTTAACGCCGGTAGCATCTCATTACCTCGGATTCTCCTATGCCACGGAGGCTCACGGGTTATGGATCTTAAAGGGATACGCGCCTGTGAAGGCAATGAAACCCACGCGCATGAACGGTGACAAAATTCAATTTCCAGTAATTGAAGCGAAAGAGATTGCACTAAAATATACCCTAGCCCATCAGCAACTTGAGGCTGTGATCCAATTTGAATATACAGTTGGATTCTATGATGGGTTTATCCAAGTTAGGGCCCGTTTGGATAATATACGTCTTGGAGTGGCAAGATTGGGCTTTAATAAAAATGAGGAAGAGGAGGGTTCTTATTTGCAAGAGAAGCACTTTCCATCTAGGGTTCGAGTTTGGGTTGGGCCAGAAGTGGGTGCAAATTATGTGGGCGGGTTAAGTTTGGGCCGGTCCACTAACAATGTCGAGCGCGAGTTTGAAATGCAAAGAGTCCTAAAGGGCAATTTCGGTAATCCAAAACAACCAGAAGTGAAGGCAAGGGCAAAGATGGCAACAAGATCAAAGATGAAAAATTGGAGGTGGGACCAAGAAGCTGAAGGAAATGCAGCTATATACGAAGCAATCTTATACGACCACGTGTCAAGCAGTGAAATTGCCACGTGGAAGCCGAGTACTGGCGATGATAGAAACAATCAACTTATGAATAATTTTCGAGGAAGATACTTTGGTGGGAATAGAGCATTTACTAAGAAGGGTGGTTTGGTATTTGCAGGGGAGGAATGTGGTGAAGAAGTAGTATGGAGGTTGAGCAAAGAAATGGAAGGAAGTGTATTGAAGTGGAGAGTAGGGGGTCAAGTATGGTTAAGTTATTGGCCAAATAATGTAAAAAGCTCATACTATGAGACAAGGCTTGTGGAATGGTGTGATGAAGTAGATTTGCCTTTGATTCCTGGGAAAATATTTTAG